One window of Lytechinus variegatus isolate NC3 chromosome 2, Lvar_3.0, whole genome shotgun sequence genomic DNA carries:
- the LOC121409007 gene encoding DNA-directed RNA polymerase II subunit RPB11-a, protein MNAPPTFESFILFDGEKKITIEKDTKVPNAAIFTVNKEDHTLGNILRAQLLKDPQVMFAGYKVPHPLEHKFILRVQTTPDYSPQEAFTNAITDLISEISLLEERFNAAVRDKREIQD, encoded by the exons ATGAATGCTCCGCCTACATTTGAATCATTCATCCTCTTTGACGGAGAAAAGAA GATCACTATTGAGAAAGACACCAAGGTTCCTAACGCAGCTATCTTCACAGTCAACAAAGAGGATCACACGCTGGGCAACATCCTTAGAGC CCAGCTTCTAAAGGATCCCCAAGTCATGTTTGCAGGATACAAGGTTCCTCACCCACTGGAACACAAGTTCATCCTAAGGGTACAGACCACACCCGACTACAGCCCTCAAGAAGCCTTCACTAATGCCATTACTGATCTCATCTCAGAAATCTCACTCCTAGAAGAGAGGTTCAAT GCAGCTGTCAGAGACAAGAGAGAAATACAGGACTGA